In Proteiniborus ethanoligenes, one genomic interval encodes:
- a CDS encoding ABC transporter ATP-binding protein: protein MNMNYLNKYINRYRGQFLIALTFLILETVGDLIQPTIMSKIIDNGVKRGDMDYVLKLGGIMLLMTGLGAVCAVIRNIVSSRVSQSFGADLREDLYIKIQGFSFDNIDEFQDASLITRLTNDINQIQHFAHGMMRVFVKAPVLGLGAIVMAFLLNPKMALILLGVVPVVGLIIGINLKISYPIFTKIQKALDKVNGVMREYLAGIRVVKAFNRFDYEKDRFRKVNQDLKEVTLKGMRIVAVFNPLVALTVNIGIVMVLWFGGLRVNVGDMEVGKIMAFINYMTQVLFALMIMTRVLNMFIRARASAERVGEVFRAKDTIDVKDEPTPIKGLKGKVEFDDVYFKYSSSGKYVLENISFSVNPGEALAIIGSTGSGKSTLINLIPRFYDVAKGKVMIDNIDIREFSLSQLREQIAIVPQKVLLFTGSIKDNIKWGDDNATDEEVEMVAKIAQAHDFITSFNDGYNTYIGQGGVNLSGGQKQRISIARALIKKPKVLILDDSTSAVDLITERNIKKGLNEYLKNTTTILIAQRITSVMNADKIIVIDKGKIVGLGVHEELMKSCEVYGDIYRSQIGKGVHSLDS from the coding sequence ATGAATATGAACTATTTAAATAAATATATTAATAGATACAGAGGACAATTTCTAATTGCACTGACTTTTCTAATTCTTGAAACTGTTGGAGATTTAATTCAGCCTACTATCATGTCAAAGATAATTGACAATGGTGTAAAAAGAGGAGATATGGACTATGTACTTAAACTAGGAGGTATTATGCTTTTAATGACTGGTTTAGGTGCTGTATGTGCAGTTATTAGAAACATAGTATCTTCCAGAGTATCTCAAAGCTTTGGTGCAGACCTAAGAGAGGATTTGTATATAAAAATTCAGGGATTTTCCTTTGACAATATAGATGAATTTCAGGATGCCTCATTGATTACTAGATTGACAAACGATATAAATCAAATACAGCATTTTGCTCATGGAATGATGAGAGTGTTTGTAAAAGCTCCTGTATTAGGCTTAGGAGCCATAGTAATGGCATTTTTATTAAATCCTAAAATGGCACTTATACTTTTAGGAGTAGTTCCTGTAGTAGGCTTAATTATAGGTATAAATCTAAAGATTTCCTATCCTATATTTACAAAAATTCAAAAGGCCTTAGATAAAGTAAATGGTGTAATGAGAGAATACCTGGCTGGTATTAGGGTGGTTAAGGCATTTAATAGGTTTGATTATGAAAAAGACCGCTTTAGAAAAGTAAATCAGGATTTAAAAGAGGTTACCTTAAAAGGTATGAGAATAGTTGCAGTATTTAATCCTTTAGTTGCATTAACAGTTAATATAGGTATAGTAATGGTCCTATGGTTTGGTGGCTTAAGAGTTAATGTAGGTGATATGGAGGTAGGTAAAATAATGGCCTTTATAAACTACATGACTCAAGTTTTATTTGCTCTCATGATAATGACTAGGGTATTAAATATGTTTATCAGAGCAAGGGCTTCAGCAGAGAGGGTAGGAGAAGTATTTAGAGCAAAGGATACTATAGACGTAAAAGATGAGCCTACTCCAATAAAAGGCTTAAAGGGAAAAGTAGAATTTGATGATGTGTATTTTAAATATAGCTCCAGTGGGAAATATGTATTAGAGAATATTAGCTTTTCCGTAAATCCCGGTGAGGCTCTTGCAATAATAGGCTCTACTGGCTCGGGGAAATCTACTCTAATAAATCTAATACCTAGATTTTATGATGTGGCTAAGGGTAAAGTAATGATTGATAATATAGATATAAGGGAGTTTAGTCTTAGCCAGTTAAGAGAACAAATAGCTATAGTCCCTCAAAAGGTTTTATTGTTTACAGGAAGCATAAAAGACAATATAAAATGGGGAGACGACAATGCAACAGATGAAGAAGTGGAAATGGTAGCTAAAATAGCTCAAGCCCATGATTTTATTACATCATTTAATGATGGCTATAATACATATATAGGACAAGGCGGAGTGAACCTATCGGGTGGTCAAAAACAAAGAATATCCATCGCCAGAGCACTTATAAAAAAGCCTAAGGTCCTTATTTTAGATGATAGTACCTCTGCAGTAGACTTAATAACTGAAAGAAATATTAAAAAAGGATTAAATGAGTATTTGAAAAATACTACAACCATACTAATTGCCCAAAGAATTACATCTGTAATGAATGCAGACAAAATTATTGTAATAGACAAAGGAAAAATAGTAGGCTTAGGGGTACATGAAGAGCTTATGAAAAGCTGTGAAGTATATGGTGATATATACCGTTCCCAAATAGGTAAGGGGGTGCATAGTCTTGATTCCTAA
- a CDS encoding ABC transporter ATP-binding protein: protein MPAKKAKDIRYTLKRLWHFFRNEKKQLLIAFLFIMVSGLLGLLVPYFIGKAIDAIFPGKYLVEFQKLRHIMLILLSIYIVDNMLTFLQEYLVAGIAQRVVFTLRENLFQKLQSLPIMFFDTHTHGEIMSRLSNDIDNVSTTISQSIIQFMASSVSILGSLAMMIYLSPLMTAASMITVPMVYFLTRFIAKKTKLLFREQQKTLGRLNGHIEETIAGIHVVKAFNNEEKVIDEFKAQNQILREVGVRAQIWSGFIMPLMNVINNFGFGIIAIFGGSLALRGVISVGVIASFISYSKQFTRPLNELANTFNTLQSGIAGAERVFEILDQSEERKDSDNAIIIKDIKGKVEFENVSFEYKKDEPVLKNISFKVNPGTNIALVGPTGAGKTTIVNLLTGFYEIDKGDIKIDGINIKDYEKNSLRKIFGMVLQDTYLFSGTIRENIKYGNLGASDEDIKNAAALARAEDFINKLPQGYDTYINEGGTNLSQGQRQLIAISRAILANPYILILDEATSSVDTRTELKIQEAMVKLMENRTTFIIAHRLSTIKDADIIMVIDHGEIVEKGSHEELLDKGGHYYNLYQSQFANIDI from the coding sequence ATGCCTGCAAAAAAGGCAAAGGATATTAGATACACCTTAAAAAGATTATGGCATTTCTTTAGAAACGAAAAGAAACAGCTGCTTATAGCTTTTCTATTTATAATGGTATCAGGGCTTTTAGGATTATTAGTTCCTTATTTTATTGGTAAAGCAATAGATGCCATATTTCCAGGGAAATATCTTGTCGAATTTCAAAAGCTAAGGCACATTATGTTAATATTATTATCAATATACATAGTAGATAATATGCTTACATTTTTACAGGAATATTTAGTGGCAGGTATTGCTCAAAGAGTGGTTTTCACATTAAGAGAAAACCTATTTCAAAAGCTTCAATCCTTACCTATTATGTTTTTTGATACCCATACTCATGGAGAGATTATGAGTAGGCTATCTAATGACATTGACAATGTAAGCACTACCATATCTCAATCTATTATACAGTTTATGGCATCTTCGGTTAGTATACTAGGTTCATTGGCCATGATGATTTATTTAAGCCCATTAATGACTGCTGCAAGCATGATTACTGTACCTATGGTATATTTCCTTACTAGATTTATAGCAAAAAAAACTAAGCTTTTATTTAGAGAGCAGCAAAAAACCTTAGGTAGATTAAATGGACATATTGAAGAAACCATAGCAGGAATACATGTGGTAAAGGCCTTTAACAATGAAGAAAAGGTAATAGATGAGTTTAAAGCTCAAAATCAGATATTGAGAGAAGTGGGAGTAAGGGCACAGATTTGGTCTGGATTTATCATGCCTCTCATGAATGTGATAAACAATTTTGGCTTTGGGATTATAGCCATATTTGGTGGAAGCTTAGCCCTTAGAGGTGTTATTTCTGTGGGGGTTATTGCTAGTTTTATCTCTTATTCAAAGCAATTTACAAGACCATTAAATGAGCTTGCAAATACATTTAACACTTTACAATCAGGTATAGCAGGTGCAGAAAGGGTATTTGAGATATTAGACCAATCAGAAGAAAGAAAGGATAGTGATAATGCTATTATCATAAAGGATATTAAGGGTAAGGTAGAATTTGAAAATGTAAGCTTTGAATATAAGAAGGACGAACCAGTTTTAAAGAATATATCATTTAAGGTAAATCCGGGAACTAATATAGCATTAGTTGGACCTACTGGAGCAGGAAAAACCACTATAGTAAATTTATTGACGGGCTTTTATGAAATAGATAAGGGCGATATAAAAATAGATGGAATCAATATAAAGGACTATGAAAAAAATAGCTTAAGAAAAATATTCGGCATGGTACTACAAGATACTTATTTGTTTTCGGGAACTATAAGGGAAAACATTAAATATGGGAACTTAGGGGCTTCAGATGAGGATATAAAAAATGCCGCTGCCTTAGCTAGGGCTGAGGACTTTATAAACAAGCTACCTCAAGGCTATGATACCTATATAAATGAAGGTGGAACCAATTTAAGCCAAGGACAACGACAGTTAATAGCCATATCAAGAGCAATCCTAGCTAATCCATATATATTAATATTAGATGAGGCAACATCTTCAGTAGATACTAGGACAGAGCTTAAAATCCAAGAGGCTATGGTTAAGTTAATGGAAAATAGAACGACATTTATAATTGCCCATAGGTTGTCCACTATAAAAGATGCAGATATTATTATGGTCATAGATCATGGAGAAATAGTAGAAAAAGGTAGTCATGAAGAGCTGTTAGACAAAGGTGGCCATTATTACAACCTTTATCAAAGTCAGTTTGCTAATATAGATATATAA
- a CDS encoding phosphate/phosphite/phosphonate ABC transporter substrate-binding protein — protein MKRIIFVALIIALVISTFGCTKQEEKVIKMGFVPMRDGDKLIESVEPLTNMLSEELGIKVEGFTATNYVGVVEGLGSGQVDFGFIPPFAYVLANKESNAQVILTALNKSGEAKYRSQFLVRKDGEIKSFEDIKGKTVAFVDPSSTSGYLFPGAHLIKEGIDIEKDIDYVYSGGHDKSLQLLLYGDVDVAVTFVDVRERYANEFPDAMEKTEVLDYTDYIPNISVTVRGDMDKELQNKIKAALLKIAGTEEGSSLLKELFNMYGFEEATDTDYDIIRTTAETMNVDLKEGQ, from the coding sequence ATGAAAAGAATAATTTTTGTAGCATTAATTATAGCTTTAGTAATCTCAACATTTGGTTGTACAAAACAAGAGGAAAAGGTCATTAAGATGGGTTTTGTTCCTATGAGAGACGGAGACAAATTAATAGAATCTGTAGAACCTTTAACTAATATGCTTTCTGAAGAGCTTGGAATAAAGGTAGAGGGATTTACAGCTACTAACTATGTTGGAGTTGTAGAGGGATTAGGCTCTGGTCAAGTTGATTTTGGATTTATACCGCCTTTTGCATATGTTTTAGCCAACAAAGAGAGCAATGCACAAGTTATACTTACAGCATTAAACAAAAGCGGTGAAGCTAAATACCGCTCACAGTTTTTAGTAAGAAAAGATGGAGAAATTAAAAGCTTTGAGGATATTAAAGGTAAGACAGTAGCTTTTGTAGATCCATCTTCAACATCAGGATATCTTTTCCCAGGAGCACATTTAATCAAGGAAGGAATAGATATTGAAAAGGATATAGATTATGTTTATAGTGGCGGGCATGACAAGTCATTACAGCTTCTTTTATATGGGGATGTGGACGTTGCAGTTACCTTTGTAGATGTTAGAGAAAGGTATGCAAATGAGTTTCCTGATGCAATGGAGAAAACAGAGGTTCTAGATTATACAGATTATATTCCTAATATAAGCGTAACCGTAAGAGGAGATATGGATAAGGAGCTTCAAAATAAGATTAAGGCTGCATTATTAAAAATAGCAGGTACAGAGGAAGGCAGCTCACTTCTAAAGGAGCTGTTTAATATGTATGGCTTTGAAGAGGCTACAGATACAGATTATGATATTATAAGAACTACTGCAGAAACCATGAATGTGGACTTAAAAGAAGGTCAATAG
- the phnC gene encoding phosphonate ABC transporter ATP-binding protein — protein sequence MLKLENITVLYDGKVLAVDNVNLEVKQGEFVGIIGSSGSGKSSLLKTINLLVRPYKGKVLVDNVDVTGLSNSQLRSIRKSIGFVFQDYNLIDRSTVIDNVLVGRLGYKSSFKSIFGIFSDEDYERASTALRQVGLSEKMFERADQLSGGQKQRVAIAKTLCQRPKIILADEPVSSLDVSTSQTIMDYFKKVNEKKNITIMINLHDVNLAKKYCRRIIGLKNGKVVYDGSAGDLRDELLEAIYL from the coding sequence ATGCTAAAGTTGGAGAACATTACTGTCCTGTATGATGGAAAGGTATTAGCAGTAGACAATGTAAATCTAGAAGTAAAGCAAGGAGAATTTGTAGGCATAATAGGCTCAAGCGGCAGTGGGAAATCCAGTTTACTCAAAACAATAAATTTATTAGTTAGACCATATAAGGGAAAAGTATTAGTTGACAATGTAGATGTTACAGGGTTGAGTAATTCTCAGTTAAGAAGTATTAGAAAAAGTATAGGCTTTGTTTTTCAAGACTATAATTTAATCGATAGATCTACTGTTATAGACAATGTTTTAGTAGGAAGGCTTGGCTACAAGTCTTCCTTTAAATCGATTTTTGGTATATTTAGTGATGAGGATTATGAACGAGCCAGTACCGCCTTAAGACAAGTAGGATTAAGTGAAAAAATGTTTGAAAGGGCAGATCAATTAAGTGGTGGCCAAAAGCAAAGAGTTGCTATAGCCAAGACTCTTTGCCAAAGACCTAAGATAATACTAGCAGATGAGCCAGTTTCTAGCTTAGATGTGTCTACTTCTCAAACTATAATGGATTATTTTAAAAAGGTAAATGAAAAAAAGAATATTACAATAATGATTAATCTTCATGATGTAAATTTAGCTAAGAAGTATTGTCGGAGGATTATAGGGCTTAAAAATGGGAAGGTTGTCTATGATGGAAGTGCAGGTGACTTAAGGGATGAACTCCTTGAAGCAATATATCTTTAA
- the phnE gene encoding phosphonate ABC transporter, permease protein PhnE gives MKQYIFKKKAYKYLCILGTAVILIFLGYKVNFSLIRLFKGIPSMLNLFERMLSPNMSYRNEVFGKLMETIQIAIISSITGVFIAVPFSLLIASNIAPNKQFSVLLSALFSFLRTIPSLIWAALLVSVFSIGKFSGIIALTIIAFLMSLKLFREYIQSINENQLNSTISVGASSLQVLRYCVLPHMFELSISVFFIVFETNIRSATILGLVGAGGIGQIMWRDLNHLRYDNLSTLILILFTTILLIDLSSLFIRSYLKKSYINFKSISSYKKYKALQSIYIPLIIIGLMFLVIKSLNISYDRFILGLGQGGQILGRMIKIDLSYFPKFIEGIKESFFIAIFATIVGGIFALALSYLTAYNTAPNKGVSLFLKGAINVLRTFPPIITAIIFFRGIGPGPLAGAMALSIYTTGVLTKMYSEVLESTQKNIQDSVIVTGATNLQSYSNGLLPHTFPTFISLLLYRLESNIRNSTILGVIGAGGIGTILSMNITWRNWERVGFLLLGISLMIIIIDKISYYIRRLLS, from the coding sequence TTGAAGCAATATATCTTTAAGAAGAAAGCATATAAATATTTATGTATATTAGGAACTGCAGTAATCTTAATATTTCTTGGATACAAAGTTAATTTTAGCCTCATAAGATTATTTAAAGGGATCCCTAGTATGTTAAATCTTTTTGAAAGAATGTTAAGCCCAAATATGTCATATAGGAATGAAGTGTTCGGGAAGCTAATGGAAACTATACAAATTGCAATAATATCTTCTATTACAGGTGTTTTTATTGCAGTACCCTTTTCATTACTTATTGCTAGCAATATTGCTCCAAACAAGCAATTTTCAGTATTGTTATCAGCTTTATTCTCATTTTTAAGAACTATTCCTAGCCTAATTTGGGCAGCACTTTTAGTGAGCGTGTTTAGCATAGGAAAATTTTCGGGAATTATAGCTCTTACTATTATTGCATTTTTAATGTCTTTAAAGCTATTTAGGGAATATATCCAGTCAATTAATGAAAACCAGCTAAATTCAACTATATCTGTAGGAGCAAGTTCTTTGCAGGTTTTAAGGTATTGCGTTTTACCACACATGTTTGAGCTGTCTATTTCAGTTTTTTTTATAGTTTTCGAAACTAATATTAGAAGTGCTACTATTTTAGGACTGGTAGGTGCTGGTGGTATAGGACAAATTATGTGGAGAGATTTAAATCATTTAAGATACGATAACTTATCAACCTTGATACTAATCTTATTCACAACAATTTTATTAATAGATTTATCTAGTTTATTTATCAGAAGCTACCTAAAGAAATCATATATTAATTTTAAATCCATAAGCTCCTATAAAAAATATAAAGCCCTACAGAGTATATATATACCTCTAATAATAATTGGACTAATGTTTTTAGTTATTAAATCCTTAAATATATCCTATGACAGGTTTATCCTTGGATTAGGACAAGGTGGACAGATATTAGGGAGAATGATAAAAATAGACCTTTCATATTTTCCTAAATTCATAGAGGGTATAAAAGAAAGCTTTTTCATAGCCATCTTTGCTACTATTGTTGGAGGCATTTTTGCATTAGCGCTTTCCTATTTAACTGCATATAATACAGCTCCAAACAAAGGAGTATCTTTGTTTTTAAAGGGCGCCATCAATGTTTTAAGAACATTCCCACCTATAATAACAGCAATAATTTTCTTTAGAGGAATAGGACCTGGACCCTTAGCTGGAGCCATGGCACTTAGCATATATACTACAGGTGTACTTACAAAGATGTATAGTGAAGTACTAGAAAGCACACAAAAAAACATTCAAGATAGTGTAATAGTAACTGGTGCTACAAACCTTCAAAGCTATAGCAATGGACTATTACCACACACCTTTCCGACCTTTATAAGCCTTCTATTATATAGATTAGAATCTAATATTAGAAATTCTACTATTTTAGGTGTTATAGGAGCTGGAGGCATAGGAACCATATTATCTATGAACATTACATGGAGGAACTGGGAAAGAGTAGGCTTTTTGCTTTTAGGTATTTCTTTAATGATAATTATAATAGACAAGATAAGCTATTATATAAGGAGACTGTTATCATAA
- a CDS encoding D-cysteine desulfhydrase family protein has protein sequence MSLPSALKFANLPTKIEKLDRLSKELGDVEIYIKRDDQTGTEISGNKIRKLEFAVKEALEQKCDYLITCGGIQSNHARATAAIAARLGLKSYLVLRGTREDDIEGNYFLDKILGADIKFIAPEDYRERRTDIMLELADELNRKGHKAYVIPEGASNGIGTFGYYRAMEEILKQEVDLGFKFDAIVTAVGSGGTYAGLFYANLAYKNSAKIIGFNVCDDSSYFKERIKNILEDSFKYTGERIEFSKDDINIMDGYVGKGYAISSPEEIRFIHRFAKLEGIILDPVYTGKAMLGLVGEIEKGKLKHYRKILFIHTGGIFGVFSKKDMFFL, from the coding sequence ATGAGTTTACCTAGTGCTTTGAAGTTTGCGAATTTGCCTACAAAGATTGAAAAGCTAGACAGGTTGTCTAAAGAGCTAGGAGATGTAGAGATCTATATTAAAAGAGATGATCAGACAGGAACAGAAATATCGGGAAATAAAATAAGGAAGCTAGAGTTTGCAGTAAAAGAAGCTTTAGAGCAAAAATGCGACTACTTAATTACTTGTGGCGGAATCCAATCAAATCATGCAAGAGCTACGGCTGCAATAGCTGCTAGATTAGGGTTAAAATCATACTTAGTACTTAGAGGGACTAGGGAAGATGATATAGAGGGAAATTACTTTCTAGATAAGATTTTAGGGGCAGATATTAAATTCATTGCACCGGAGGATTACAGGGAAAGAAGAACAGATATAATGCTAGAATTAGCAGATGAGCTGAATAGAAAAGGGCACAAGGCATATGTAATACCAGAGGGAGCATCTAATGGTATAGGCACATTTGGATACTATAGAGCAATGGAAGAAATATTGAAGCAGGAAGTTGATCTAGGTTTTAAATTTGATGCTATAGTTACGGCTGTAGGATCTGGAGGCACTTATGCAGGCTTGTTTTATGCAAATTTAGCATACAAAAACAGTGCAAAAATAATAGGATTTAATGTTTGTGATGATAGCAGCTATTTTAAAGAGAGAATAAAGAATATTCTAGAAGATAGCTTTAAATATACAGGAGAAAGAATAGAGTTTTCTAAGGATGATATTAATATTATGGATGGATATGTAGGCAAAGGATATGCTATAAGCAGTCCTGAGGAAATTAGATTCATACATAGATTTGCAAAGCTAGAGGGAATAATATTAGATCCTGTATATACTGGAAAAGCAATGCTTGGGTTAGTAGGGGAAATAGAAAAAGGAAAACTAAAGCATTATAGAAAAATATTATTTATTCATACAGGTGGGATTTTTGGAGTTTTTTCTAAAAAAGATATGTTTTTCTTATAA
- a CDS encoding cold-shock protein produces the protein MTGTVKWFNSEKGFGFITTEEGNDVFAHFSQINKEGFKTLEEGQKVSFNVVEGAKGPQAENITIL, from the coding sequence ATGACTGGTACAGTAAAATGGTTTAATTCAGAAAAAGGATTTGGATTTATCACTACAGAAGAAGGAAATGACGTTTTCGCTCATTTTTCACAAATCAACAAAGAAGGATTCAAAACTTTAGAAGAAGGTCAAAAAGTAAGCTTTAATGTTGTTGAAGGTGCAAAAGGCCCACAAGCTGAAAACATTACAATATTATAA
- a CDS encoding M14 family metallopeptidase, with the protein METLTLGSRGPNVKLVQSLLNKIGYNPGAVDGIFGAQTRQAVIAFQGNNRLTPDGIVGPATWKVFDRLLLGHDTYTIKSGDTLYSIASKFYTTVSAILTANPGIAPNNLAVGQRIVVPYGIDIVFTDIDYTYDILERQISGLKARYPFIEVSSIGNSSMGKNLYCIKLGDGPNEVTYNAAHHANEWITTTLLMKFIENFSKAYANKENIRGYNVPNIWSRSSIYIIPMVNPDGVDLVNYWPNYPNEEYEQAARLNTTGLPLPRVWKANIRGTDLNLNYPALWEKEKELEIKQGITGPAPRDYGGPYPLSEPESIAMASFTRQHNFRLVIAYHTQGEVIFYQFQNLAPPEALTIGRMLSRASGYPISENPGEAAYAGYKDWFIQEYRRPGYTIEVGRGVNPLPISQFPTIYNQNEEVLLLGAVV; encoded by the coding sequence ATGGAAACTTTGACTTTAGGTTCAAGAGGTCCAAATGTCAAGCTGGTTCAAAGTCTTCTTAACAAGATAGGATATAATCCAGGAGCAGTAGATGGAATATTTGGTGCTCAAACTAGGCAGGCTGTCATAGCCTTCCAAGGAAATAATAGATTAACCCCTGATGGCATCGTAGGTCCTGCAACGTGGAAGGTATTCGACAGACTTTTATTAGGGCATGATACCTATACTATTAAATCAGGAGATACATTATACAGTATAGCTTCTAAGTTTTACACAACTGTAAGTGCAATATTAACTGCTAATCCGGGAATTGCTCCTAATAATCTAGCTGTAGGTCAGAGAATAGTAGTGCCTTATGGGATTGATATTGTATTTACAGATATTGATTACACATATGATATTCTTGAAAGGCAAATAAGCGGATTAAAGGCGAGATATCCATTTATTGAAGTAAGCTCCATTGGAAATAGCTCTATGGGCAAAAATTTATATTGCATAAAGCTAGGTGATGGACCTAATGAGGTGACCTACAATGCAGCCCATCATGCAAATGAATGGATAACTACAACCCTACTAATGAAATTTATTGAAAACTTTTCTAAGGCATATGCAAACAAAGAGAATATTAGAGGGTATAATGTTCCTAATATTTGGAGCAGGAGTAGCATCTATATTATACCTATGGTCAATCCTGATGGGGTAGATTTAGTAAACTATTGGCCCAACTACCCTAATGAAGAATATGAACAGGCTGCTAGGTTAAATACGACAGGCTTGCCATTACCAAGGGTATGGAAAGCGAATATTAGAGGTACAGATCTAAACCTAAATTATCCAGCATTATGGGAAAAAGAAAAAGAATTAGAAATAAAGCAAGGAATAACAGGGCCTGCTCCTAGAGACTACGGTGGGCCGTATCCCTTATCAGAGCCTGAATCTATTGCTATGGCAAGCTTCACTAGGCAGCATAATTTCAGGCTGGTAATTGCATATCATACACAGGGAGAGGTGATTTTTTATCAGTTTCAAAACCTAGCTCCCCCTGAGGCCTTAACTATTGGACGAATGCTTTCAAGAGCTAGTGGCTATCCTATATCTGAGAACCCAGGAGAGGCAGCTTATGCAGGATATAAGGATTGGTTTATTCAAGAGTATAGAAGACCAGGATATACAATTGAAGTTGGGCGGGGAGTAAATCCTCTACCTATTTCTCAATTTCCTACAATATATAATCAGAATGAAGAAGTGCTGTTGTTGGGTGCAGTAGTATAG
- the codA gene encoding cytosine deaminase: MLIKNVFLENSTEKTDILVKDGKFEKIAPNITAPEGVEVIDCDGCMVLPQFIESHVHLDSALTAGDPRWNLSGTLFEGIACWSERKEKLTKQDVKDRAREAIRKQASNGIGHVRTHVDVTDPTLVALEGLLELKDELKDEVNVQIVAFPQEGIMSFPNGEQLMENAVKMGADVIGAIPHFEFTREYGVESLNFIMKLAEKYDKLVDVHCDEIDDEQSRFVETLAARAYESGLKERVTASHTTAMHSYNNAYTYKLFRLLRMSKMNFIANPLVNTHLQGRFDTYPKRRGVTRVKELLADGINVSFGHDDIFDPWYPLGDGNMRDALHMGLHVCQMMGYEEILNSYRIITHNAARTLNLGESYGIKEGNPASFIVLNSDNFYNALNEKKEVLYNFTKGKLIAKTEPAKKSVLF; encoded by the coding sequence ATGTTAATTAAAAATGTATTTCTAGAAAACAGCACTGAAAAAACAGACATTCTTGTTAAAGATGGTAAATTTGAAAAAATAGCTCCTAATATTACAGCTCCAGAAGGGGTAGAAGTTATTGATTGTGATGGTTGTATGGTATTACCACAATTTATAGAGTCTCACGTTCACCTTGACTCTGCACTAACTGCAGGAGACCCAAGATGGAATTTATCAGGAACACTATTTGAAGGTATAGCTTGTTGGTCTGAAAGAAAAGAAAAATTAACTAAACAAGATGTTAAAGACAGAGCTAGAGAAGCTATAAGAAAGCAAGCATCAAATGGTATCGGTCATGTTCGTACACATGTTGACGTAACTGACCCAACACTAGTTGCTTTAGAAGGACTATTGGAATTAAAGGATGAATTAAAAGATGAGGTAAATGTTCAAATAGTTGCATTCCCTCAAGAGGGAATTATGAGCTTCCCTAATGGTGAGCAACTAATGGAAAATGCAGTTAAAATGGGTGCTGACGTTATAGGTGCTATACCACACTTTGAATTTACTAGAGAATATGGTGTTGAAAGCTTAAACTTCATAATGAAATTAGCCGAAAAATACGATAAATTAGTAGACGTTCACTGTGATGAAATAGATGATGAACAATCACGTTTTGTTGAAACTTTAGCAGCAAGAGCTTATGAATCTGGATTAAAAGAAAGAGTTACTGCAAGCCATACTACTGCAATGCACTCCTATAACAACGCGTACACATATAAGCTGTTTAGGTTATTACGTATGAGCAAAATGAATTTTATTGCTAACCCATTAGTAAATACTCACCTTCAAGGACGTTTTGATACTTATCCAAAACGTAGAGGAGTAACTAGAGTAAAAGAGCTATTAGCTGATGGTATCAACGTTTCATTTGGTCATGATGATATATTTGACCCATGGTATCCATTAGGAGATGGCAATATGAGAGATGCTCTTCATATGGGATTACATGTATGTCAAATGATGGGCTACGAAGAAATTCTTAATTCCTATAGGATAATTACTCATAATGCTGCAAGAACTCTTAACCTAGGCGAAAGCTATGGAATTAAAGAAGGAAATCCAGCAAGCTTTATAGTTCTTAACTCTGACAACTTCTATAATGCGCTTAATGAGAAAAAAGAAGTATTATATAACTTCACTAAAGGAAAATTAATAGCAAAAACTGAACCAGCTAAAAAATCAGTTCTATTTTAA